One genomic segment of Peribacillus sp. FSL H8-0477 includes these proteins:
- a CDS encoding anthranilate synthase component II — protein sequence MILLIDNYDSFTFNLYQYIGEIESDILIVRNDEVTIDDIKKLNPEAIVISPGPGRPENAGICVDVIRTYCASIPILGICLGHQAIAAAFGGKVIGAKRIVHGKTSVMVHTGTGLFTGLEANFEAMRYHSLVVEKESLPKEFDILAYAADDEEIMAIEHQTYALYGVQFHPESIGTKTGKLLLHQFIKRIREEKCHETVS from the coding sequence ATGATCCTATTAATCGATAATTATGATTCATTTACTTTCAACTTATACCAGTATATAGGAGAGATAGAGAGCGATATTCTGATTGTACGGAATGATGAGGTGACCATTGACGATATAAAAAAGCTGAATCCTGAAGCAATTGTCATATCACCTGGTCCAGGACGTCCTGAAAACGCGGGAATCTGTGTAGACGTAATTCGCACCTATTGTGCATCGATACCGATTCTTGGTATTTGTTTAGGACATCAAGCTATTGCGGCTGCTTTCGGTGGTAAGGTAATCGGAGCCAAACGTATTGTTCATGGCAAAACCTCCGTTATGGTTCATACAGGAACTGGACTATTTACTGGATTAGAAGCGAATTTTGAAGCAATGCGCTACCATTCACTCGTTGTGGAGAAAGAAAGTCTCCCTAAAGAGTTTGATATTTTAGCTTACGCTGCTGATGATGAAGAAATTATGGCGATCGAGCATCAGACATACGCTTTATATGGCGTTCAATTTCATCCGGAATCGATCGGAACTAAGACAGGAAAGTTGTTGCTGCATCAGTTTATCAAAAGAATAAGGGAGGAAAAATGTCATGAAACAGTTTCTTGA
- the lpdA gene encoding dihydrolipoyl dehydrogenase encodes MVVGDFPIETDTLVIGAGPGGYVAAIRAAQLGQKVTIVEKGSIGGVCLNVGCIPSKALISAGHRFHEAQHSEDMGIIAENVKLDFSKVQAFKDSVVSKLVGGVGSLLKGNKIEVVSGEAYFVDENNIRVLTETSSQTYTFKDCIIATGSTPIELPAFKYTKRVINSTGALALKEVPESLVVIGGGYIGTELGGAFANFGTKITILEGTDEILSAGFEKQMSAIVKKNLKKKGAEIVTKALAKGVEETDTGVTVTYEVKGEEKKVEADYVLVTVGRRPNTAEMGLEQVGVKTTDRGLIEIDKQCRTNIKNIYAIGDIVSGPPLAHKASYEGKIAAEAIAGQTSEIDYLAIPAVVFSEPELASVGYNEAEAKEAGIDAVASKFPFAANGRALSLNSTDGFVKLITRKEDGLVIGAQIAGTNASDMIAELGLAIEAGMTAEDIAMTIHAHPTLGEITMEAAEVALGTPIHIVK; translated from the coding sequence ATGGTAGTAGGAGATTTTCCAATTGAAACAGATACGTTAGTCATAGGTGCAGGCCCCGGTGGATATGTAGCCGCTATTCGTGCCGCACAACTTGGACAAAAAGTAACGATTGTGGAAAAAGGATCTATTGGTGGAGTTTGTTTAAACGTTGGATGTATTCCTTCCAAGGCGTTAATTTCTGCAGGCCACCGTTTCCATGAAGCGCAGCATTCCGAAGATATGGGAATAATAGCTGAGAATGTTAAACTAGACTTTTCAAAAGTCCAAGCTTTTAAAGATTCCGTTGTTTCCAAATTAGTCGGCGGAGTGGGCTCTTTGTTAAAAGGAAATAAAATAGAAGTAGTCAGCGGCGAAGCTTATTTCGTTGATGAAAACAATATTCGTGTACTGACTGAAACATCGTCACAAACTTACACGTTTAAAGATTGTATTATTGCTACAGGTTCTACTCCGATCGAGTTACCTGCTTTTAAATATACAAAACGGGTAATTAATTCAACTGGCGCTTTAGCACTTAAAGAAGTGCCTGAATCATTAGTTGTAATCGGCGGAGGATATATTGGTACTGAGCTTGGTGGAGCATTCGCAAACTTTGGTACGAAAATTACTATCCTTGAAGGTACTGATGAAATTCTTTCAGCAGGCTTTGAAAAACAGATGTCCGCAATTGTGAAGAAAAACCTTAAGAAAAAAGGCGCGGAGATTGTTACTAAGGCACTTGCTAAAGGTGTTGAAGAAACAGATACCGGTGTAACTGTTACTTATGAAGTTAAAGGCGAAGAAAAGAAAGTCGAAGCTGATTATGTATTAGTTACGGTTGGACGTCGTCCAAACACTGCTGAAATGGGTCTTGAACAGGTTGGCGTTAAGACTACTGACCGCGGCTTGATTGAAATCGATAAACAGTGTCGGACAAATATAAAAAATATCTATGCAATTGGTGATATCGTTTCTGGTCCTCCGCTTGCACATAAAGCTTCTTACGAAGGTAAAATTGCAGCGGAAGCAATTGCTGGCCAAACTTCTGAAATTGATTATTTGGCTATTCCAGCGGTTGTATTCTCTGAACCAGAACTTGCATCTGTCGGTTATAATGAGGCAGAAGCTAAAGAGGCAGGCATTGATGCAGTAGCTTCTAAATTCCCATTTGCAGCTAATGGTCGTGCTTTATCATTGAATAGTACGGATGGATTTGTGAAATTAATTACTCGTAAAGAAGATGGACTAGTAATTGGTGCTCAAATCGCAGGTACGAATGCATCAGATATGATTGCAGAACTTGGTCTTGCTATTGAAGCAGGAATGACTGCAGAAGATATTGCTATGACTATCCATGCTCATCCAACTTTAGGTGAGATTACAATGGAAGCAGCAGAAGTAGCTTTAGGAACTCCAATTCATATTGTTAAATAA
- the trpD gene encoding anthranilate phosphoribosyltransferase, whose protein sequence is MKQFLEKLSLHQPLSTIEINEAAAAIFAEHTTETEIAAFLMALKSKGETATEIAGLVDVLRQQALPIQTQARNIMDNCGTGGDGSQSFNISSTAAFVLAGAGITVAKHGSRSVSSKTGSADVLEELGINIYLEPAQIEESLEEIGISFLFAPSIQPNLGRITRIRKELKIPTVFNLIGPLTNPVNLHSQLIGVYRSDMLELFANVLKKLGRKRAVAVTGAGNMDEASLQGDNKMVLLNEGDVTSFTLHPEEVNLPLYPNDKIRGGSAHENAAIMMRVLKNEKGAYRDTVILNAGLGVFANGKAATILEGINIARESLESGSALAKLEALISYCQKKKVVM, encoded by the coding sequence ATGAAACAGTTTCTTGAAAAACTATCACTGCATCAGCCTTTATCCACTATTGAAATAAATGAAGCAGCAGCAGCTATCTTTGCAGAGCATACAACAGAAACGGAGATAGCAGCATTCCTAATGGCACTTAAATCAAAAGGTGAAACAGCAACTGAAATAGCTGGTCTTGTGGATGTATTACGGCAACAGGCTCTGCCAATTCAAACGCAAGCGAGAAATATTATGGACAATTGCGGTACTGGAGGAGACGGCTCACAAAGCTTTAATATCAGCTCAACTGCGGCATTTGTTCTGGCTGGAGCGGGAATAACAGTTGCGAAACATGGAAGCCGCAGTGTTTCAAGTAAAACCGGTAGTGCGGATGTCTTGGAAGAGCTGGGAATTAATATCTATCTGGAACCTGCGCAAATAGAAGAATCATTAGAAGAGATTGGCATCAGCTTTCTGTTTGCGCCGTCAATCCAGCCTAATTTAGGGAGAATTACAAGGATAAGAAAGGAATTAAAAATCCCGACCGTTTTTAATTTGATTGGACCATTAACCAATCCAGTGAATCTACACTCACAACTAATCGGCGTGTATCGCAGTGATATGTTGGAATTGTTTGCGAATGTACTTAAAAAGCTCGGCCGTAAGCGGGCAGTAGCCGTAACCGGGGCTGGCAATATGGACGAAGCAAGTCTTCAAGGAGACAACAAAATGGTTCTTCTCAATGAAGGAGATGTCACTTCGTTCACCCTGCACCCAGAGGAAGTGAATTTACCACTTTATCCAAATGATAAGATTCGAGGCGGCAGTGCCCATGAAAATGCAGCTATCATGATGAGAGTTTTAAAGAATGAAAAAGGCGCATATCGAGATACAGTTATACTCAACGCTGGACTAGGAGTTTTCGCAAATGGAAAGGCTGCGACCATTTTAGAAGGTATTAACATTGCACGGGAAAGCCTAGAAAGCGGCAGTGCCCTTGCTAAACTTGAAGCGTTAATTAGTTATTGTCAAAAAAAGAAGGTGGTTATGTAA
- the trpE gene encoding anthranilate synthase component I: MRKKGEMRRMGQKKISFQMETVEGDIHTPISIFQKMNGPKKFLLESSTSHHDQGRYSYMGMSPYKEAISREACIEIREGVQSREQDIRLVDYLKQEFMFEFEADTKIPFIGGAVGYMGYDMIRHYESIGAVPKDTLGMPDAHFLFFKDIFIFDHQQQKIHLVTSDEQSEDRLKEMKELLNRPQAADEKSVEQLSFTSNMTKAHFIKIVEEAKQAIINGDIFQVVLSQRYQSSFTGHPLGVYRRLRLSNPSPYMFYIDFGDYTILGSSPESLISVRGKSVTVNPIAGTRPRGETDEEDKSHAENLLHDEKELAEHRMLVDLGRNDLGRVCEIGSVALSSNMNIERYRHVMHLTSKVRGTLKTELTGLDALASCLPAGTVSGAPKIRAMELINELEDCKRGVYAGSVGYIGYGGDLDMALAIRTMVIKDDLAFVQAGAGIVYDSVPETEYEETKNKAKALLEVQKHDPINR; encoded by the coding sequence ATGCGGAAAAAGGGGGAAATGAGAAGGATGGGACAGAAGAAAATTAGTTTTCAGATGGAAACGGTAGAAGGTGATATTCATACACCGATTTCAATTTTCCAAAAAATGAATGGACCCAAAAAGTTTTTACTTGAAAGCTCAACGTCCCACCATGATCAAGGAAGATATTCCTACATGGGGATGAGTCCTTATAAAGAAGCTATTTCAAGGGAAGCCTGCATTGAAATTAGAGAAGGTGTACAATCCCGAGAGCAAGATATAAGGTTAGTCGATTATTTAAAACAAGAGTTTATGTTCGAGTTCGAAGCAGATACGAAGATCCCTTTTATAGGAGGGGCAGTTGGCTACATGGGCTACGATATGATTCGACATTATGAATCCATTGGGGCTGTGCCGAAAGATACTCTAGGGATGCCGGATGCACATTTCTTGTTTTTTAAAGATATTTTCATTTTTGATCACCAGCAGCAAAAGATTCATCTTGTTACATCAGATGAGCAGTCAGAAGACAGGTTGAAAGAGATGAAAGAATTACTTAATCGACCACAGGCAGCAGACGAAAAGAGTGTGGAACAACTTTCTTTTACTTCAAATATGACCAAAGCACACTTTATAAAAATAGTAGAGGAAGCGAAACAAGCGATTATTAACGGTGATATCTTTCAAGTTGTATTGTCTCAGCGTTACCAATCATCCTTTACTGGTCATCCATTAGGGGTGTATCGCCGACTGAGACTTTCAAATCCTTCGCCATATATGTTTTATATAGATTTTGGTGATTATACAATCCTTGGATCTTCACCAGAAAGTTTAATAAGTGTTAGAGGGAAGTCCGTAACGGTTAATCCAATTGCTGGTACGAGACCAAGAGGAGAAACGGATGAGGAAGATAAGAGTCATGCGGAGAACCTTCTTCATGATGAAAAGGAATTAGCAGAACATAGGATGCTGGTTGACCTGGGCAGGAACGATCTTGGTCGAGTTTGCGAAATTGGTTCTGTTGCCCTCAGCTCTAATATGAATATAGAACGCTACCGTCATGTCATGCATTTAACGTCGAAGGTGAGAGGTACCTTAAAGACAGAGTTAACGGGTTTAGATGCGTTGGCATCCTGTCTGCCAGCGGGAACCGTCTCCGGTGCACCAAAGATAAGAGCAATGGAATTAATCAATGAGTTAGAGGATTGTAAACGAGGTGTTTACGCTGGTTCCGTGGGCTATATTGGCTATGGCGGGGACCTTGATATGGCGCTGGCTATACGGACAATGGTCATTAAGGATGATCTTGCCTTCGTACAGGCGGGTGCAGGGATTGTCTATGACTCTGTTCCTGAAACGGAATATGAAGAAACGAAAAACAAAGCAAAAGCTTTGCTGGAGGTGCAAAAGCATGATCCTATTAATCGATAA
- a CDS encoding GapA-binding peptide SR1P: MGTLICKHCNSTIDHFEDEKVTTLYSQCSAHCHDDEAEKE; this comes from the coding sequence ATGGGAACTTTAATCTGTAAGCACTGTAACTCAACAATTGATCATTTTGAAGATGAGAAAGTTACAACCCTTTATTCTCAATGTTCTGCACATTGCCATGATGACGAAGCCGAAAAAGAGTAG
- a CDS encoding UPF0223 family protein, with protein sequence MEYQYPMDFSWTTEEVVDVIQFFEAVEKAYESRISKEEFMMAYRRFKEIVPGKADEKNYCDEFEGSSGYSAYALLKKAKELNSNENLSFRK encoded by the coding sequence ATGGAATATCAATATCCGATGGATTTTAGCTGGACAACAGAAGAAGTAGTCGATGTTATTCAATTTTTTGAAGCAGTCGAAAAAGCTTATGAGAGTCGAATAAGTAAGGAAGAATTTATGATGGCTTATCGCAGATTTAAAGAGATAGTTCCTGGTAAGGCTGATGAAAAGAACTATTGTGATGAATTTGAAGGAAGTAGTGGATACTCTGCCTACGCTTTGTTGAAGAAAGCGAAGGAACTTAATTCTAATGAGAACCTTTCATTTCGTAAGTAG
- a CDS encoding DUF1885 family protein, with translation MAEHAYIKLVPGSTLEVVQLDDIKELFHYYKSITGKTGTQLDWNYSDKAFPYEIIEHKADADYIHLKATEDRYHSIFLGIGKEYVKGTEGLPAFQHYIELILPGISTYGDKGKANEFSKFLAKKLKGELHLFNKRIMYFNLMK, from the coding sequence ATGGCTGAGCATGCCTATATTAAATTAGTACCCGGATCAACACTTGAAGTCGTTCAGTTAGATGATATTAAAGAATTATTCCATTATTATAAATCAATTACTGGGAAAACCGGCACACAGTTAGACTGGAACTACAGTGATAAGGCTTTTCCATACGAAATCATCGAACATAAAGCGGATGCTGATTATATTCATTTAAAAGCTACGGAAGATCGGTATCATTCCATCTTTTTAGGAATAGGAAAAGAATACGTAAAAGGTACTGAAGGACTACCTGCATTTCAACATTATATAGAACTTATCCTTCCTGGCATTTCTACTTACGGTGATAAAGGAAAAGCCAATGAATTCAGCAAATTTCTAGCCAAGAAATTAAAAGGAGAACTACATTTGTTTAATAAAAGAATCATGTATTTTAATTTAATGAAATAA
- a CDS encoding NAD(P)H-dependent flavin oxidoreductase → MDWKTRVTEVFGINYPIIQGGLAHLAYAELAAAVSNAGGLGQVTAMSLDSPEQLREEILKTKSLTDKPFGVNFAIGQHGRSYEHFVEAALKENIAAVSVTGGNPVPFMNLVKDTPVKKLVLVAARRQAVKAEQSGADAVMVVGHEGGGHLGRDDVGSMVLVPQVVDSVSIPVIASGGFGDGRGLMAALALGAEGIEMGTRFIATKECVHAHEVYKKALIEGNEYDTVVIKRSIGAPARAIAGSWTDQILKIEQENGGYEQLKEYISGQTNQRYIFEGKEEQGFGWAGQVMGLIKDVPATHELFKRIIDEAEKIRSKWA, encoded by the coding sequence ATGGATTGGAAAACAAGGGTTACGGAAGTGTTTGGAATAAACTATCCAATTATTCAAGGTGGACTTGCGCACTTAGCCTATGCTGAACTTGCGGCAGCAGTGTCTAATGCTGGGGGATTAGGGCAGGTGACGGCTATGTCGCTTGACAGCCCGGAACAATTGCGTGAGGAAATTTTAAAAACAAAATCGTTGACAGATAAACCATTTGGCGTTAACTTTGCTATTGGTCAGCATGGAAGGTCTTACGAACATTTTGTAGAGGCTGCGCTTAAGGAGAATATAGCTGCGGTCTCCGTAACAGGGGGGAACCCTGTCCCATTTATGAACCTTGTCAAAGATACCCCAGTAAAAAAACTGGTTTTAGTTGCTGCAAGAAGACAGGCTGTTAAAGCTGAACAGTCTGGTGCTGATGCGGTAATGGTTGTTGGCCATGAAGGGGGAGGACACCTTGGCAGAGATGATGTCGGCTCAATGGTATTGGTACCTCAAGTAGTTGACTCTGTTTCAATCCCTGTAATCGCTTCAGGCGGTTTTGGCGATGGTCGTGGGTTAATGGCAGCACTTGCACTGGGTGCAGAAGGGATTGAAATGGGAACAAGGTTTATTGCCACTAAAGAATGTGTACATGCTCATGAGGTTTATAAAAAGGCGCTCATTGAGGGGAATGAATATGATACAGTAGTAATTAAACGATCTATTGGTGCACCAGCACGAGCTATTGCAGGTTCATGGACAGATCAAATCCTGAAAATTGAACAGGAAAATGGCGGTTATGAACAATTAAAGGAATACATAAGCGGTCAAACTAATCAAAGATATATATTTGAAGGAAAAGAAGAGCAAGGATTTGGTTGGGCTGGCCAAGTAATGGGCCTTATTAAGGACGTCCCCGCCACGCATGAATTATTTAAAAGAATTATTGACGAAGCGGAAAAGATTCGTTCAAAATGGGCATAA
- a CDS encoding dihydrolipoamide acetyltransferase family protein, with product MAFQFRLPDIGEGIHEGEIVKWFVKAGDKIQEDDVLCEVQNDKAVVEIPSPVEGTVEEIHVEEGTVAVVGDILISFDAPGYEDLQFKGAHGDEAGEQETEAQVQATAEKGQDVKKEETPKKTETVETGAGAVAAQVESSDPSRRIIAMPSVRKYAREQGIDIRQVTGSGDNGRIMKDDIDAFANGGSESTEQPQAAVAEAKETEKTVTEIPAGEYPETREKMSGIRKAIAKAMVKSKQTAPHVTLMDEVEVTLLVAHRKKFKEVAAQKGIKLTFLPYVVKALTSALREFPALNTSVDDETSEIIHKHYYNIGIAADTDKGLLVPVVKDADRKSTFAISNEINELAGKAREGKLGTNEMKGASCTITNIGSAGGQWFTPVINHPEVAILGIGRIAEKAIVRDGEIVAAPVLALSLSFDHRIIDGATAQNALNHIKKLLNDPELLLMEA from the coding sequence GTGGCATTCCAATTTAGACTCCCAGATATCGGTGAAGGTATACACGAGGGTGAAATAGTTAAGTGGTTCGTAAAAGCAGGCGATAAAATTCAAGAGGACGACGTGCTATGTGAAGTTCAAAATGACAAAGCAGTTGTAGAAATTCCATCTCCAGTAGAAGGCACTGTTGAAGAAATTCATGTAGAAGAAGGTACAGTGGCCGTTGTTGGCGATATTCTTATTTCTTTTGATGCACCTGGATATGAAGATTTACAGTTCAAAGGTGCTCACGGGGATGAAGCAGGCGAACAGGAAACTGAAGCACAAGTTCAAGCAACTGCTGAAAAAGGTCAAGACGTGAAAAAAGAAGAAACGCCTAAAAAGACAGAAACTGTTGAAACTGGAGCTGGAGCTGTAGCAGCACAAGTTGAAAGCAGCGATCCAAGTCGTCGAATTATTGCTATGCCATCTGTTCGTAAATATGCAAGAGAACAAGGGATTGATATTCGTCAAGTAACTGGTTCTGGCGATAATGGCCGTATTATGAAAGATGATATCGATGCATTTGCTAATGGCGGATCTGAATCAACAGAACAACCACAGGCAGCTGTTGCGGAAGCAAAAGAAACAGAAAAAACGGTTACAGAGATTCCTGCTGGTGAATATCCAGAGACTCGCGAGAAAATGAGCGGAATTAGAAAAGCAATTGCAAAAGCAATGGTGAAATCTAAACAAACTGCTCCTCACGTAACATTAATGGATGAAGTAGAAGTTACCTTGCTTGTAGCTCACCGTAAGAAGTTCAAGGAAGTTGCTGCTCAAAAAGGCATTAAGTTAACGTTCTTACCGTATGTTGTGAAAGCATTGACGAGCGCTCTGCGTGAATTCCCTGCACTAAACACATCTGTTGATGACGAAACAAGTGAAATTATTCATAAGCATTATTATAATATTGGTATTGCTGCAGATACAGATAAAGGTCTTCTTGTACCTGTTGTTAAAGATGCGGATCGTAAATCAACATTTGCTATTTCAAATGAAATCAATGAACTTGCTGGTAAAGCTCGTGAAGGTAAATTAGGTACTAATGAAATGAAGGGTGCTTCATGTACCATCACGAATATTGGTTCTGCTGGTGGTCAATGGTTCACACCTGTAATTAACCATCCTGAAGTGGCAATTCTCGGAATTGGACGCATTGCGGAAAAAGCAATTGTCCGTGACGGCGAAATTGTTGCAGCTCCAGTATTAGCATTATCACTAAGCTTCGATCACCGTATAATTGATGGTGCCACTGCACAAAATGCATTAAATCACATCAAGAAATTACTAAACGATCCTGAACTTTTGTTAATGGAGGCGTAA
- a CDS encoding polysaccharide deacetylase family protein, translated as MRKLIGIFLILSWALIACSNQEIGVKSSSEPLPEKETATKEGPLEREVEDKEVKEELKKENSGSADQKQYVLNPNNWSVKPKSSANPKVVLLTFDDSPDKYALDIAKQLQELNVKAIFFVNGHFIDNDKQKKILRQIHEMGFSIGNHTYNHVKLTDLSEEEQRNEIVKVNDVVEELTGARPQFFRAPYGANTEFSKQLAKEEGMLLMNWSFGYDWQKEYQEKEKLTEIMLDTPYLMNGANLLMHDRKWTSEAITDIVKGYQKKGFEILDPSLLDVSPSK; from the coding sequence TTGCGAAAATTGATTGGTATATTCTTAATCCTATCTTGGGCTCTCATTGCCTGCAGTAACCAAGAGATAGGGGTAAAGTCATCAAGTGAGCCTTTACCTGAGAAAGAAACAGCAACTAAGGAAGGACCTTTAGAGCGGGAAGTTGAGGACAAGGAAGTGAAAGAAGAGTTGAAAAAGGAAAATTCAGGGTCAGCTGATCAAAAACAATATGTACTTAATCCGAACAACTGGTCTGTAAAGCCGAAATCATCTGCGAACCCAAAAGTGGTTCTTCTTACCTTTGATGATTCTCCTGACAAATATGCCTTAGATATTGCAAAGCAATTACAGGAACTAAATGTAAAGGCTATTTTTTTCGTTAATGGTCATTTTATTGATAATGATAAACAAAAGAAAATTTTACGACAGATTCATGAAATGGGTTTTTCTATTGGAAATCATACTTATAATCATGTTAAGTTAACGGATTTGTCTGAAGAAGAACAAAGGAATGAAATAGTGAAAGTAAATGACGTCGTAGAAGAACTGACAGGAGCCCGCCCTCAATTTTTTAGAGCACCTTATGGAGCCAATACGGAGTTTTCTAAACAATTGGCAAAAGAGGAAGGGATGCTGTTAATGAACTGGAGCTTTGGTTATGACTGGCAAAAAGAATATCAAGAAAAAGAAAAATTAACGGAAATTATGCTGGATACCCCTTACTTAATGAATGGTGCAAATTTATTAATGCATGATCGTAAATGGACAAGCGAAGCTATAACAGACATAGTTAAAGGCTATCAAAAAAAAGGCTTTGAGATTCTTGACCCAAGCCTATTAGACGTGTCACCATCAAAGTAA
- a CDS encoding aminotransferase class I/II-fold pyridoxal phosphate-dependent enzyme — protein MSQFDTPLFTGLKKHAAKNPVQFHIPGHKKGQGIDPEFREFIGDNALSIDLINIAPLDDLHQPKGIIKEAQDLAAEAFGADHTFFSVQGTSGAIMTMIMAVCGPGDKIIIPRNVHKSIMTAIVFSGAVPIFIHPEIDNNLGISHGITTESVEHALSAHPDAKGLLVINPTYFGISADLKRIVEIAHSYHVPVLVDEAHGVHIHFHDELPLSAMQAGADMAATSVHKLGGSLTQSSVLNVREGLVSANHVQSILSMMTTTSTSYILLASLDVARKRLATEGYQLIDETIKLSRSLRTAINEIPLLHCVGEEIIGSKATFDFDPTKLIISVKELGITGYEVEKWLRKTYNIEVELSDLYNILCIITPGDTSIEAEILLNALSNLSAEFAPLTDKNTLAVEVLLPSIPLLALTPRDAFYAETEVVPFNETVGRIIAEFVMVYPPGIPIFIPGEIITQENLDYIQTNIQAGLPVQGPEDPDMNSLRVIKEYKAIK, from the coding sequence TTGTCCCAATTTGACACACCATTATTTACAGGTCTTAAAAAACACGCAGCAAAGAACCCCGTACAATTTCATATTCCAGGCCATAAAAAGGGGCAAGGCATCGATCCAGAATTTCGTGAATTTATCGGAGATAATGCCTTATCCATTGATTTAATAAATATCGCCCCCTTGGACGACTTGCATCAGCCAAAGGGAATTATAAAAGAAGCTCAAGACCTAGCAGCAGAAGCCTTTGGAGCAGATCACACATTTTTCTCCGTACAGGGTACAAGCGGAGCCATTATGACCATGATAATGGCCGTATGCGGGCCAGGTGATAAAATTATTATCCCTAGAAATGTTCATAAGTCCATCATGACAGCAATCGTTTTTTCTGGAGCTGTACCGATCTTTATTCACCCTGAAATTGATAACAACCTTGGGATTTCACATGGGATTACAACCGAGTCTGTAGAACATGCACTGAGCGCTCACCCGGATGCAAAAGGATTACTTGTGATTAATCCGACGTACTTCGGAATATCAGCTGATTTAAAAAGGATCGTAGAAATTGCTCATTCATATCATGTGCCTGTTTTAGTTGACGAAGCTCATGGTGTCCATATTCATTTTCATGATGAGCTTCCCTTATCTGCAATGCAGGCAGGAGCTGATATGGCTGCTACAAGTGTTCATAAACTTGGTGGTTCACTGACCCAAAGTTCTGTATTAAACGTCCGAGAAGGACTTGTTTCTGCTAATCATGTACAATCTATTCTAAGCATGATGACAACCACATCTACTTCGTACATCCTGCTTGCCTCTCTTGACGTTGCACGCAAGAGGCTTGCAACAGAAGGGTATCAATTAATCGATGAAACAATTAAGCTGTCTCGATCGCTGAGAACTGCGATTAATGAAATTCCTTTACTTCATTGTGTAGGAGAAGAAATTATTGGATCAAAAGCTACATTTGATTTTGATCCTACTAAACTAATTATCTCTGTTAAGGAACTAGGAATTACAGGATATGAAGTAGAAAAATGGCTTCGTAAAACTTATAATATTGAAGTGGAACTATCCGATTTATATAATATTTTATGTATCATCACACCTGGAGACACGTCAATTGAAGCTGAAATTCTTCTTAATGCCTTAAGTAATCTTTCTGCTGAATTTGCACCTTTAACAGATAAAAACACATTGGCTGTTGAAGTTTTGCTTCCATCCATCCCTCTGCTGGCCTTAACACCTCGGGATGCATTTTATGCCGAAACTGAAGTTGTACCTTTTAACGAAACGGTTGGTCGGATTATCGCTGAATTTGTTATGGTATACCCGCCCGGCATTCCAATTTTCATACCTGGCGAAATTATTACGCAGGAAAATCTTGATTATATCCAAACCAATATTCAAGCTGGCCTCCCTGTTCAAGGACCAGAAGATCCAGATATGAATTCACTTCGCGTCATTAAAGAATATAAAGCAATAAAATAA